From the Aerococcus viridans genome, the window GGAGACTATTTTTGAATATAGAAGATTTTAATATAAATGATTTTGACAATATTGAGGATTTAGAAAAATTATTAGAGGACGACGGCGACCAAGCTGGCGATGACTTTGATGGATATAAGTCAGGATTTGTGGCAATCGTTGGCCGTCCTAATGTTGGGAAATCAACCTTTTTAAACCGCGTTGTGGGGCAAAAAGTAGCCATCATGTCTGACAAGGCACAAACAACACGTAACAAAATCCAAGCGGTTTATACAACGGATGAAGCGCAAATTGTTTTCATTGATACACCAGGTATTCATAAACCCCATAATGAGTTGGGCGAATTTATGAATAAGTCAGCTTATCAATCACTAGAAGAAGTAGATGCCATCTTAATGTTGGTGAATGCGGAAGAACCGATTGGCCCTGGTGATAAATTCGTCTTTGAAAAGATTAAAAACTACAAGACCCGTAAGTTCTTGGGCGTTAATAAAATCGATAAAGTGTCACCAGAGGCGCTAGCTGAATTTATGCAAACTATCCCAAGCCCAGAATCTTTTGACGGGATTATCCCACTATCTGCTTTAAACGGGAATAATGTGGAAACATTAATCGACACTTTGGTTGATCTATTACCGACTGGTCCGCAATACTACCCATCTGAATTTATCACTGACCATCCAGAATACTTCGTAGTTTCTGAGTTAATCCGTGAGCAAATTCTACTAAATACCTATGAAGAAATTCCACATTCAGTTGCTGTTCAAGTAGACTCCATGCAAAAAGATGAACTGGATCGCGTGCATGTGTATGCGACCATTATCGTTGACCAAAAGAGTCAAAAAGGAATCATCATTGGTAAGGGCGGTAAGATGATCAAGAAAATTGGTGTTGAAGCGCGTAAGGAAATTGAAAACTTACTAGGTTCAAAAATTTATTTAGAACTTTGGGTGAAAATTATCAAGAACTGGCGTAACAACAAGGCCAACTTAGGTGACCTTGGCTACAATCATAAAAACTATAAGGGTTAATGACAAGCAAAAGTCAGTTCTAGCTATCATAAAAATCGAAACACATTGACATGAGTATTGAAAGGGGACAAGACCATGCGAAAGGACCAATACGCGCGTTTCGATGGGATTGTCCTTTTTACGCGTAAATACAAAGAAAAAGACCTACTGATTAAAATATTCACCAAGGAATTTGGTAAGCGGATGTTTTTCATTAAGAATATTCAACGGCAGAATAATGGTTTAAGGGAAATTGCCTTTCCTTACATGCGGGCCTCGTTTGTGGGAACCATCAACGATAAAGGTTTCTCCTTCTTAAATGATACGGACGATGTTCTATTTCCTAAGACAACCATCTCAGACATCCAGGCCAATGCCTACGCAGCCTACATGACAGGTTTGACTGATGCCGCCTTTGAAGATTTTATCAAAGAAGACAAGGTTTTTGACTTGCTCTGGCACGGTCTAGGCAAAATAGAAGCCGGTGTCGATCCGTCAGTCGTGGCCAATATATTTGAAATTCAATTGCTGCCGAAATTTGGGGTGGCCCCCAACTTTAGGTCATGTGCTATTTGTGGCCGTGATCAAGGCCGTTTTGACTATTCCATGCAATATGCTGGCGTTTTATGCGAACAACATTTTCACATGGATGATAGGCGTCTCCATTGGTCACCACGGGCAAGTCATTTTATTCGACTGTTTAGTCAAATACCATATGACAAACTAGGTCAAGTGGACTTACAGGCGACAACAAAAACTGAAATTCGGCAAGCCTTGGATGATCTTTACGAAGAGTATGTAGGGATCCACTTAAAAAGCAAGCATTTTATCAGTCAGATGGAAACTTTCGTCAATCCGCTTGACGACAAAAGAGAAAAAAAGTATGATAATAGCTGAATAAAAGAAGTGCAGTGAAAATACTAAGTAAGAAGATGTAGATTCCAAAGCGAAGCCGGATAGTGGGAGCGGCTGGATTGAAACCTTGTGAAGGCATATTGGAGCACTTAACAATAAAGCGCTAATGGATCTTATCCGTTAGAAGTAGGGTGGAACCGCGAGATAATCGTCCCTATGTGTTTGTTTTTTCAAATACATAGGGGCTTTTTAGTGTCTTCTGATGTATTTGACCACTGTCACAATAGATAAAAAATGAGGAAGTGAACATCTTGGCAAAAAATCATAAAACATTTCAAGATATAATTTTAACGTTACAAAACTACTGGGCTGAACAAGGTTGTTTAGTTTTAAACGCTTATGACACAGAAAAAGGTGCTGGTACCATGTCACCTTATACTTTCTTGCGTGCAATTGGTCCTGAACCATGGAACGCTTGTTACGTAGAACCTTCTCGTCGTCCAGCAGATGGTCGTTACGGTGAAAACCCTAACCGTCTATACCAACATCACCAATTCCAAGTCGTGATGAAACCAAACCCAGATAATATTCAAGAATTATACATTGAAAGCTTGAAACAATTAGGGATTGACCCATTAAAACATGACATTCGTTTTGTAGAAGACAACTGGGAAAACCCATCACTTGGTTGTGCTGGTTTAGGTTGGGAAGTTTGGTTAGATGGGATGGAAGTCACCCAATTTACTTATTTCCAACAAGTTGGTGGTTTAGAGTGTAAGCCTGTTACCTCTGAATTAACATATGGTTTGGAACGTTTAGCTTCTTACATCCAAGAAGTAGATTCAGTTTACGATATTGAATGGGTTGAAGGCGTTAAATATGGTGAAATTTTTGGTCAAGCAGAATACGAGCATTCAGTTTACTCATTTGAGGAATCGGATGTAGATATGTTATTCTCTGCCTTCAATAAATATGAAGCTGAAGCCTTGAAACAAATCGACAATGAATTAGTCCACCCAGCTTATGACTACATTTTGAAATGTTCACATGCATTTAACTTACTAGACGCGCGTGGTGTGATTTCTGTTACTGACCGTGCCGCTTACCTTGCTCGTATCCGTAACATGGCCCGCCGTGTAGCTAAAATGTTTGTGAAGAAACGTGCTGACTTGGGTTACCCATTGTTAGACCGAGAAACAGCAGAAGCGTTATTGAAGGAGGAAAAATAATGAGCCAACATACATTTTTATTTGAAATTGGTTTGGAAGAAGTACCTGCTCAATACGTACGTAATGCCGTGAACCAATTAAAATCACTAGTAGAAAACTTTTTATCAGACAACCGTTTAACTTTTGACAATGTCGAAACATTTGCGACACCGCGTCGTTTGACTGTACGTGTTAATGGCTTAGCCGACAAGCAAACAGACTTTTCTGAAGTAGCTAAGGGACCCGCTAAACGTATTGCTCAAGATGAAGAGGGTAATTGGACCAAAGCTGCCCAAGGTTTCGCACGCGGTAAAGGTGCTTCTGTTGAGGATATTTACTTTGAAGAAGTTAAAGGTGAAGAGTATGTCTTCATTAATATTTCGCAACCAGGTAGCCAAGCGGCTGACATTTTACAAGATGTAGTTTCAGTTATCGACCAAATGTCATTCCCTGTTTCAATGCACTGGGCTTCGTATGACGTTAAATACATCCGTCCAATCCACTGGATGGTTGCCCTATTAGATGACCAAGTCTTACCGTTAACTTTCTTGAACCTAACAGCTTCAAATATCTCACGTGGACACCGTTACCTAGGTTCTCAAGAAGTTGTGATTGTGGATGCCAATGCTTATGAAGCAGCCTTAGCTGATGAATTTGTTATTGTAAAACAAGACGAACGAAAAGCATTAATCGAACAACAAATCGAGCAATTAGCGAGTGAAAACAAATATCAAATCGATATCGATGCTGACTTACTTGAAGAAGTTACCCAAATTGTTGAATACCCAACTGCCTTTATCGGCAACTTCGACGACAAATACTTAGCGTTACCGGATGAAGTATTGATCACTTCAATGAAGAACCACCAACGTTACTTCTATGTTAAAGACCAAGCAGGCAAATTGTTGCCATTGTTCTTAGCTGTTCGTAACGGTAACGCTGAACACTTAGATAATGTCCGTAAGGGTAATCAAAAAGTCCTGACTGCACGTTTGGAAGATGGTTTCTTCTTCGTCAATGAAGATAAAACCAAAACAATTCAAGACTTCCAAGACCGTTTAGCTAAGGTAACTTTCCATGCTGAAATTGGTTCCTTACAGGAAAAAATGGCCCGTACTGGTCAAATCGCCAAATATCTAGCCGAAAAATGGTCTGGTCAGTTAGCTGACGTCCAAACCGGAGACATCACTCGTACTGGTGAAATCTACAAGTTCGATTTAATGACCGGTATTGTGGATGAATTCTCAGAATTACAAGGGATTATGGGTGAAAAATATGCCTTAGCCTTTGGTGAAGCACCTGCAGTTGCTACTGCTATTCGCGAACATTACATGCCAATTTCTGCTGAAGGTGAATTACCTGCTAGTCAATTGGGTAAATTGTTTGCTGTGTCAGATAAACTAGATTCAGTGATTTCATTCTTTAATATTGACCGCATTCCTTCTGGTTCAAACGATCCATTTGCATTACGTCGACAAACATCAGGAATTGTGCGGATTCTAATCGAAAATGAGTTAACTTTTGATTGGAAAACTGATATCATTAGTATCTTGCAGACTGTTTATGGTATTGAAGACCAAGAGCGCCTAGTTGAATTGCAAACAGCTTTAAGTCAATTTGTAAATGACCGCTTGAAAGCTATCTTAAATGACCAAGAAATTCGTTATGATATTGCGGATGCTGTTTTGCAAAGCCATTCAGCGGATGTCTTAAGAAAATTAGCGGCAAGTAAAGTCTTACAAGCAGCTAGTGAAAAAGCGTCATTTAAAGAAACGCTTGAAGCATGGAACCGTATTTTGAACTTGGGTGCGAAAGCACGTGAATTAAATGTCCAAGATGTTACAATAGAAGAAAGTCGTTTTGAATCAGATTCAGAAGTTGCATTATTTAATGCTGCTAAAGGGTTAGAGATGACAAATGACATGCAGAACAACTATAATCAACTTGAGGCATTAACACCAGTTATTACTGAATTCTTTG encodes:
- the era gene encoding GTPase Era; this encodes MNIEDFNINDFDNIEDLEKLLEDDGDQAGDDFDGYKSGFVAIVGRPNVGKSTFLNRVVGQKVAIMSDKAQTTRNKIQAVYTTDEAQIVFIDTPGIHKPHNELGEFMNKSAYQSLEEVDAILMLVNAEEPIGPGDKFVFEKIKNYKTRKFLGVNKIDKVSPEALAEFMQTIPSPESFDGIIPLSALNGNNVETLIDTLVDLLPTGPQYYPSEFITDHPEYFVVSELIREQILLNTYEEIPHSVAVQVDSMQKDELDRVHVYATIIVDQKSQKGIIIGKGGKMIKKIGVEARKEIENLLGSKIYLELWVKIIKNWRNNKANLGDLGYNHKNYKG
- the recO gene encoding DNA repair protein RecO; translated protein: MRKDQYARFDGIVLFTRKYKEKDLLIKIFTKEFGKRMFFIKNIQRQNNGLREIAFPYMRASFVGTINDKGFSFLNDTDDVLFPKTTISDIQANAYAAYMTGLTDAAFEDFIKEDKVFDLLWHGLGKIEAGVDPSVVANIFEIQLLPKFGVAPNFRSCAICGRDQGRFDYSMQYAGVLCEQHFHMDDRRLHWSPRASHFIRLFSQIPYDKLGQVDLQATTKTEIRQALDDLYEEYVGIHLKSKHFISQMETFVNPLDDKREKKYDNS
- the glyQ gene encoding glycine--tRNA ligase subunit alpha yields the protein MNILAKNHKTFQDIILTLQNYWAEQGCLVLNAYDTEKGAGTMSPYTFLRAIGPEPWNACYVEPSRRPADGRYGENPNRLYQHHQFQVVMKPNPDNIQELYIESLKQLGIDPLKHDIRFVEDNWENPSLGCAGLGWEVWLDGMEVTQFTYFQQVGGLECKPVTSELTYGLERLASYIQEVDSVYDIEWVEGVKYGEIFGQAEYEHSVYSFEESDVDMLFSAFNKYEAEALKQIDNELVHPAYDYILKCSHAFNLLDARGVISVTDRAAYLARIRNMARRVAKMFVKKRADLGYPLLDRETAEALLKEEK
- the glyS gene encoding glycine--tRNA ligase subunit beta gives rise to the protein MSQHTFLFEIGLEEVPAQYVRNAVNQLKSLVENFLSDNRLTFDNVETFATPRRLTVRVNGLADKQTDFSEVAKGPAKRIAQDEEGNWTKAAQGFARGKGASVEDIYFEEVKGEEYVFINISQPGSQAADILQDVVSVIDQMSFPVSMHWASYDVKYIRPIHWMVALLDDQVLPLTFLNLTASNISRGHRYLGSQEVVIVDANAYEAALADEFVIVKQDERKALIEQQIEQLASENKYQIDIDADLLEEVTQIVEYPTAFIGNFDDKYLALPDEVLITSMKNHQRYFYVKDQAGKLLPLFLAVRNGNAEHLDNVRKGNQKVLTARLEDGFFFVNEDKTKTIQDFQDRLAKVTFHAEIGSLQEKMARTGQIAKYLAEKWSGQLADVQTGDITRTGEIYKFDLMTGIVDEFSELQGIMGEKYALAFGEAPAVATAIREHYMPISAEGELPASQLGKLFAVSDKLDSVISFFNIDRIPSGSNDPFALRRQTSGIVRILIENELTFDWKTDIISILQTVYGIEDQERLVELQTALSQFVNDRLKAILNDQEIRYDIADAVLQSHSADVLRKLAASKVLQAASEKASFKETLEAWNRILNLGAKARELNVQDVTIEESRFESDSEVALFNAAKGLEMTNDMQNNYNQLEALTPVITEFFDNNMVFAEDQTVQNNRLAILSMIAQAILTLADTNRINTK